Below is a genomic region from Planktothrix serta PCC 8927.
AATAATATTAAAACAATAATTTTATTGTTAAAAAGGTAAGTATTGAACTTGGTTCACTAAATCTTCTGGTTCACTTGCTTTGGCAATTATTTCTAAGTCCCGCACACATTCTCCAACGGTGACAGACTGTTGATGTGCGTAAATAACCCCACTAAACTTTATCCCCTCTTGCTGGCGACGGTTAGCTATTACTAAAAAATCATCATCTTGGGTAAAGATAACACGATCAAGTTCCGTGGCTCGATCAAGTAAAATTGGATCAGGCGTGCCAGTTCGTTCATCTTCTTGTACTGTGAGAACGTCTATACCGCGCAATTTTAAACCATTTGTAATTGCTCGCCGAATGTGTTCATCCATGTAAAGGGCTAGGGTCATTTAATGAGTCCCTGGGTGCGAAGTTTTTTAACTAAAGCAGATTCACCTGCTTGTTGACGTAACGTTTCAACATTCTCAAATCGTCGCTGTATATTGGCATCTAGTTCTTCTTTATTATCCCAATAGTAAGCTAAGGTAGAATAAATTTGACTCATGCTTAAATAGGGATGTTGAAATTTAATTTCTTCGGGACTCCAGCCAAAAGCCAGATGACCGGAAACTAATTCAATTACTTTCATGGTTGTTCCGGCAATGTAGGGAACGTTGTTTTCATTTAGTTCTATATACTTGTGTTGTGTCGTAGTCAAGTTCATAG
It encodes:
- a CDS encoding DUF433 domain-containing protein, yielding MNLTTTQHKYIELNENNVPYIAGTTMKVIELVSGHLAFGWSPEEIKFQHPYLSMSQIYSTLAYYWDNKEELDANIQRRFENVETLRQQAGESALVKKLRTQGLIK
- a CDS encoding DUF5615 family PIN-like protein; this encodes MTLALYMDEHIRRAITNGLKLRGIDVLTVQEDERTGTPDPILLDRATELDRVIFTQDDDFLVIANRRQQEGIKFSGVIYAHQQSVTVGECVRDLEIIAKASEPEDLVNQVQYLPF